The DNA segment AATGAAGTTATTTCAAATGTGGCACTTGAAGTGCTTCATAAAAAGAAAGGCCAATACGAATTCTTACATCCAAATGATCATGTCAACATGTCACAATCAAGTAATGATACGTATCCTACAGCAATGCATGTTGCAATTCTAATGAATCTCAGAGAGACAATTCCTGCCATCGATATTTTGATAAAATCTTTATCTAAAAAAGCAAAAGAATTTTCATCATTTAAGAAGATTGGAAGGACACATCTGATGGATGCCTTGCCAGTTACATTAGGTAGTGAATTTACAGCATATGTTACATCAATTACTAAAGCAAAAAAAGAAATCATTGATGCACAAAAAGAATTACAAAATGTTGCACTAGGAGGAACAGCAGTAGGTTCGGGAGCTAACACACCAAAAGGATATAGAAAAATTGCAATATCAGAACTTGGAAAAATTTCAGAGTTACCATTAAGACCAGAAATGGATATGCAACATGGGTTACAAAGTAAATTTGCAGTGGCAAATTTATCAAGTGCTTTGCGAAACTTGGCAATAGAAATTGGAAAGATTGCAAATGACATTAGATTGATGGCATCAGGTCCAATTGCAGGATTAGCAGAACTAGGAATTCCTGCAGTTCATGCAGGTTCATCCATAATGCCAGGAAAAGTAAACCCATCTTTAGCAGAATGTATGAACATGGTTTGCTTTAATATCATAGGAAACGATACAGCAGTTTCTTGTGCTGCACAAGGAGGACAATTTGAGCTAAACGTTATGCTTCCTGGAATGCTAAAGTGTATGTTAGAATCAACAGATATGCTAAAGAATTTCTTGCCAATATTTTCTGCAAATCTAATTGACGGACTAACTGCTAACAAAGAAAAATTGCGGGCAGATATTGAAAATAGTCCCGTAATAGTTACATTGCTAACTCCAAAAATAGGATATCTAAAATCAGCAGAGCTTTTCAAAGAGTCATTAAAAACTGGAAAGACGATCAGAGAACTTGTTGTTTCAAAGAAACTAATGAGTAACAAAGAGATTGATTCTCTATTCGGATAGATCATGGCAAAGATTTTCGTAGAAGCCTACGGATGTTCAGCAAGCTTTGCAGATTCCGAAATGATCTCAGGATTAATTCTAAACGGAGGTCATACTTTAACAGACAATTCTGAAGAATCTGATCTAAATATTGTAGTTACATGTTCAGTCAAAGATTCTACTGCTAACAAAATGATGTATAGGATTAACTCATTAAAATCAAAACCGCTTATTGTAGCAGGTTGTCTTCCTAAAGCAGAAAAAGAAACTGTCGAAAAGTTTTCAGAAAATGCCAGTCTATTAGGCCCAAATTCATTGGGAAAAACTCTCCAAGTCATCAATACAACATTAGGAGGTCAGAAGCAAGTTGCTCTAGAAGATTCAGATTTGTCCAAAGTTGGATTGCCCAAAGTAAGACTTAATCCATCAGTAGGAATAGTTGAGATTGCTAGTGGATGCATGAGTGAGTGTACATTTTGCCAAACCAAATTATCTAAAGGAGATCTATCAAGTTATAGATTAGGAGACATTGTTAGACAAGTTCAGACTGAAATAAAAGAAGGATGTAAAGAAGTATGGTTAACATCTACAGATAACGGATGTTATGGATTTGATATTGGAACTGACTTGCCAACTCTAATTAATGCAGTTTCAGAAATTCCCGAAGATTTTATGATTAGAGTGGGAATGATGAATCCAATGTACATGCCAAGAATTAAAGAAAAATTAATTGATTCTTATGATAATGACAAAGTTTTCAAATTTTTACACATTCCAGTTCAAAGTGGAAGTGATAAAGTTCTAAATGATATGAAACGAGGACATACATCTAAAACATATAGAGAAATCGTTAGTAAAATCAAAGAAAGATTTGTAGACTTTACTATTTCTACAGACATCATTATTGGTTTTCCTTCAGAAACTGAAGAAGAATTTCAAAAAACAATTTCATTGCTTGATGAAACAAAACCAGATGTTGTGAATCTATCCAAGTACAGTGCAAGGCCTGGAACTGAGGCAGCAGAATGGGAGCAAATTGATGCAGCTGAAGTTAAACGAAGAACCAAGATAATTTTTGAGCAGATCAGTAAATTATCCATGGATAGCAATCAAAAATGGATCGGTTGGAAAGGCAGGGTCCTATTTGATGAGATGACAGATGAGGGGATAAAAGGTAGGAACTTTGCCTACAAGCCTATAGCTGTAGAAGACGATGTAGAGTTAGGTCAATCACACACGGTTGAAATCACAGATGCGACGGTAAAAAGACTGGTCGGTAAGATCGCAAGCTAAATTTTTTCGATCTAAAATTTGATTAAAAAAACGTAAGAAGGTTTTTTATCTAAATCAGAAAATAAGATTAGAAATGAGTTTTCAAGTTAAAGAACCAGTTTTGGTCATAGGCATTGGAGGCGTAGGCTCAAAATTAGCAATGCAGGCAAAAGAGTCACTAAATTCAGATTGCCTGTTAATTAGTAATGATAAAAATGATTTATCACAAGAAAATCCATCTGTACATGTTTCAACAGATTCAGTAGTTAATCCATCTATTCAATTAATCAGAGGCTCAATTTACAAAGTCAAAGACGAAATAAAATCAAAGATTTCAAGTTATTCCACTGTTATCTTAATGAGTAATTTAGCAGGTAAAGCAGGCTCAGCCATGGCTCCTGTAGTCTCAGAAATGTGTAAAGAATCAGATGCAGGATTGATTTCATTTGCAATTATGCCTTTCAAATATGAAAAAGATAGAATTTTCAATTCAGGAGTATCCCTAAAAAGAGTTAGAGAGAATTCTGAATGTACAATAGTATTAGATAATGATTCATTGCTAGAAAGTAATCCAGATCTAAGTCCTAAATCATGCTATGATATTGCAAATTCTGCAATGATGCATGTAATAGAATCACTAGGTGCCTCTGAGATATCATCAGAGACAAACATTATCTCTACTAGTAAAAATGGACAAAATATTGAAGATTCTCTTAGAGATTCACTAAAAATGCTTTATGGTAACGCACCACCAAATTCTGTTAAACGTTCAATGTTGTATGTAGTTGGAGGCAGTAATATCCCTGTAGGAGTAATCAATTCAATTACAAACATGACTGCAGGAATTGTTAATGAAAGCAATTCACAAATTGACACGACTTCAAACTCTGATGAATCCAAAGTTGTAATGCTATCATCAATTCAAGGAATGACAAAGTTTGATAATTATGATCCATTAGGAATGATCCCCCAAGAAAATACTCTTGATTGGTCAACACCAGATTGTAGTATTGATTGTGAACTGGATTTATACCAATTAGAATAAACAAATTTTTTAAAACTATAATTTTTTGAAAAGAATTAATTCTACTTTATCAGAAACTTTTTTGGTTTCTTTTTCAGGAGTAACTTTAGATTCTGCATCCTCATCATATCTTGAAACAAGGACATAACCTTCATCAGTTTTACTCATTCTAACTCTAACTTTTCTTGGAGGACTTCTAACGCCTTTTGCCCAAACTTCATGTGCTAATTCTTCTTCAATTTTGATTGTTTCAACTTTCATGTGATGTTGAGCAAATTCTTTAATCATGTTAATTGCTCTAACAGCTCTATGTTGTGATTGTGAAAGCTTTACTTTACCTAGATTAATTGTATAAACTCGTTCTAATTCTTGAGACATATCTATCCTACCTCCACATCAGTTGATCTCCAAGCTCTGCGTTTTGGATTGGTTCTTACACTTCTCTTTGTTTTGAGAATAATCCATGCAGGTACTGCTGAAGTTTGTTTAGTCTTTTTTAGTAGACGAATTTTCCTTGGAGAGGACTTACGTGCAGCCATAGATTTTCAGGCACGAGGAGCTCTTTTTAAATGAATCTCAGGATTTTAGGCAATCATTAATCTGTTTTAGGATTCGAGCAGATGCCCCCCATACAGTTTGATTTTCATATTCAAAAGTATACATTTCTTGCATACGATTATGGTATGGATCAGGATCTTTTGCCTGAGTTTTTAAAAAAGATTCCAAAGGAATATGTAAAATTTTTTCAACTTCAGTATTTGCATATAATGGAGGGATTTTATTAATGACTGAGATAAATGGCAATATCAAAAAACTAGAATTGAGTGTTACAACAGGGTCTAGCTGACCAATCACTTGATCTTTAGAAATTGTCAGTCCTATCTCCTCACTAGTTTCACGTAATGCAGTTTCCAAAAGATTTGAATCATTATGTTCCAACTTTCCTCCAGGAAATGAAATTTCACCTGCATGAAATTTCATATCTTTTGGTTTTTCAGTCATTACTACAATTGGTTTCTCGCCATAAATCACAACAAGGATTGATGCTAAACGATATTTTCCATTATTTTCTATGTGCGGGTTGAGAGATGTAGAAAGTGTTGATTTTAAATCATCTAACAGCATAGTAATTCTTCCCTATTATTCAATATGGGTTTTGATATTCAAAGGTTTTAACCCAGAAGAAAAGAAATGAAAATATGACAATCAGGTACGAAGCCAATCCGCCAAAAATTTTACCTGATGTAAATATTGACGAGTCAATTCAAAAATTTGTCGAAAAAATTAAAATTATTTCAAAGAAATGTGATGCCATACATCTGACTGAAAATGTATTAGGATTTCAAAGAGTTTCACCAATCAAAGTTGGAAAAATTATTAGAAAAGAAATTCCAAATTTACCAATTACAGTTAGTCTTCGGGTGAGAGATAAAAGCGAAGTCGAGATTTCTGAATTTGTAGATGAGTGTATCTCCATTGGATTTTCAGGAATTTTGGTTTTGATGGGGGACCCATCGCAAATAGGAAAAGCAGACTCTGGTCAAATCCCTAGTCTGACAGTAAAGAGATTAAGAGAACAAGGAGTTGATTCAAAAATTGACTTGTATCTTTCAATATCAAACAAACCTAACTACTCTAAAATTGGAAAGAAACTGGATGCTAAACCCAAAGGATTCATGACGCAGGTGATTCAAAACATAGAACAAGTTAAAGAATTATCTGAAAACCTCAAAGGATTTTCAGTCATACCAATTCTATTGTACCCATCATCTAAAAATGAAAAATCTGCAAAGTTTTTGAATTTAGATTTAGCATCATACAACAATGGATTTGAAAAGTTGTTAAAAGATACACAGGAGATTACAGGAGATGTTCTACTTACATCACCTAGTGACTTTAATGGATTGAATGAATTTTTAGAAAAAATATCTAATTAAAGTACAAAGTATTTTGCATCTGGATGATGAACAACAATTGCAGCAGTTGATTGTTCAGGAATAATTTGTCCAGATTCAGTCAAAGTCATCCCAGATTTTTCAGGTTGTAATAATTTCCATACCAGATGATGTTGTGTCACATCAGGACAGCTAGGAAATCCCCA comes from the Candidatus Nitrosopumilus sediminis genome and includes:
- a CDS encoding tRNA (N(6)-L-threonylcarbamoyladenosine(37)-C(2))-methylthiotransferase, which gives rise to MAKIFVEAYGCSASFADSEMISGLILNGGHTLTDNSEESDLNIVVTCSVKDSTANKMMYRINSLKSKPLIVAGCLPKAEKETVEKFSENASLLGPNSLGKTLQVINTTLGGQKQVALEDSDLSKVGLPKVRLNPSVGIVEIASGCMSECTFCQTKLSKGDLSSYRLGDIVRQVQTEIKEGCKEVWLTSTDNGCYGFDIGTDLPTLINAVSEIPEDFMIRVGMMNPMYMPRIKEKLIDSYDNDKVFKFLHIPVQSGSDKVLNDMKRGHTSKTYREIVSKIKERFVDFTISTDIIIGFPSETEEEFQKTISLLDETKPDVVNLSKYSARPGTEAAEWEQIDAAEVKRRTKIIFEQISKLSMDSNQKWIGWKGRVLFDEMTDEGIKGRNFAYKPIAVEDDVELGQSHTVEITDATVKRLVGKIAS
- a CDS encoding 5,10-methenyltetrahydrofolate synthetase — its product is MTIRYEANPPKILPDVNIDESIQKFVEKIKIISKKCDAIHLTENVLGFQRVSPIKVGKIIRKEIPNLPITVSLRVRDKSEVEISEFVDECISIGFSGILVLMGDPSQIGKADSGQIPSLTVKRLREQGVDSKIDLYLSISNKPNYSKIGKKLDAKPKGFMTQVIQNIEQVKELSENLKGFSVIPILLYPSSKNEKSAKFLNLDLASYNNGFEKLLKDTQEITGDVLLTSPSDFNGLNEFLEKISN
- a CDS encoding NUDIX hydrolase; protein product: MLLDDLKSTLSTSLNPHIENNGKYRLASILVVIYGEKPIVVMTEKPKDMKFHAGEISFPGGKLEHNDSNLLETALRETSEEIGLTISKDQVIGQLDPVVTLNSSFLILPFISVINKIPPLYANTEVEKILHIPLESFLKTQAKDPDPYHNRMQEMYTFEYENQTVWGASARILKQINDCLKS
- a CDS encoding 50S ribosomal protein L31e — translated: MSQELERVYTINLGKVKLSQSQHRAVRAINMIKEFAQHHMKVETIKIEEELAHEVWAKGVRSPPRKVRVRMSKTDEGYVLVSRYDEDAESKVTPEKETKKVSDKVELILFKKL
- a CDS encoding aspartate ammonia-lyase, with amino-acid sequence MKFRLDQDSLGKVKIPSDAYYGAFTGRAIKQYHVTGNKSHENLIKSFVMIKRSAAVANMKTKAIDTKRGKAIVSACDKILSGKYVDQFVVDMINSGAGTAFNMNSNEVISNVALEVLHKKKGQYEFLHPNDHVNMSQSSNDTYPTAMHVAILMNLRETIPAIDILIKSLSKKAKEFSSFKKIGRTHLMDALPVTLGSEFTAYVTSITKAKKEIIDAQKELQNVALGGTAVGSGANTPKGYRKIAISELGKISELPLRPEMDMQHGLQSKFAVANLSSALRNLAIEIGKIANDIRLMASGPIAGLAELGIPAVHAGSSIMPGKVNPSLAECMNMVCFNIIGNDTAVSCAAQGGQFELNVMLPGMLKCMLESTDMLKNFLPIFSANLIDGLTANKEKLRADIENSPVIVTLLTPKIGYLKSAELFKESLKTGKTIRELVVSKKLMSNKEIDSLFG
- a CDS encoding cell division protein FtsZ — encoded protein: MSFQVKEPVLVIGIGGVGSKLAMQAKESLNSDCLLISNDKNDLSQENPSVHVSTDSVVNPSIQLIRGSIYKVKDEIKSKISSYSTVILMSNLAGKAGSAMAPVVSEMCKESDAGLISFAIMPFKYEKDRIFNSGVSLKRVRENSECTIVLDNDSLLESNPDLSPKSCYDIANSAMMHVIESLGASEISSETNIISTSKNGQNIEDSLRDSLKMLYGNAPPNSVKRSMLYVVGGSNIPVGVINSITNMTAGIVNESNSQIDTTSNSDESKVVMLSSIQGMTKFDNYDPLGMIPQENTLDWSTPDCSIDCELDLYQLE
- a CDS encoding 50S ribosomal protein L39e is translated as MAARKSSPRKIRLLKKTKQTSAVPAWIILKTKRSVRTNPKRRAWRSTDVEVG